CAAAGTCCTTAATGGACATGACAACGACAGTATTCTTACTGTTTTTGCTGATGATGACAGGTTCGCGTTGTGCGCTTAGAAGAAGTTCACCAAAATTTCGTTTAGCATCATTTGCTGTTAGTGTGTGCATAACTAGGCTCCTCACTCAAAGTTTGAAA
This genomic window from Vibrio metoecus contains:
- a CDS encoding type II toxin-antitoxin system Phd/YefM family antitoxin, producing MHTLTANDAKRNFGELLLSAQREPVIISKNSKNTVVVMSIKDFEELEAMKLDYLKHCFESAQKDLDSGKTVDGATFLNTL